The region TGGAGCCATTATCGGTTCCAGACTGCTTTACGTCCTTCTGAACCTCTCATTTTTCCTATCCAACCCCCTGGAAACCATCAAATTCTGGAAGGGAGGGCTGGTCTTCTCAGGAGGATTCATCCTTGCCGTGGTCTTGGGGTATCTGTATCTACGCCGCAAACAACAATCCTTCCGTCCCTGGCTCGACGCCTGCGCCCCGGGTCTGGCCCTGGGTCAGGCCATCGGACGACTGGGCTGCGTCTCTGCCGGATGCTGCTACGGGGCATCCTGCGATCTGCCCTGGGCCGTGGTTTTCACCGACACCAACTCCCTGGCTCCCCTTTTCAGGCCCATACATCCGACCCAGATCTACCATTCACTGGCCGGACTGACGACCTTCATCATTCTGCTCCTGGCCAAAAAATTCCTCAAAGGCCAAGGCGCCCTCATGGGCCTCTTCCTCATCCAGTTCGCTATATTCCGGTTCATCATCGAATTTTTCCGCGACGATTACCGTGGACATGTCGGATTCCTCAGTGTAACCCAAGTCTTGGCCATATGCGCCTTCGGCCTCGGCCTATGGCTTTTTGTGTCCGGGAGACGAAATGCTGCCCATACCCCATGACAAGCTGCTCTTGGCCA is a window of Deltaproteobacteria bacterium DNA encoding:
- the lgt gene encoding prolipoprotein diacylglyceryl transferase is translated as MHPILVEIGPVTIYSYGFFIAMAFLAGMGWTMREARFRGMNPALVSDLGFYIILGAIIGSRLLYVLLNLSFFLSNPLETIKFWKGGLVFSGGFILAVVLGYLYLRRKQQSFRPWLDACAPGLALGQAIGRLGCVSAGCCYGASCDLPWAVVFTDTNSLAPLFRPIHPTQIYHSLAGLTTFIILLLAKKFLKGQGALMGLFLIQFAIFRFIIEFFRDDYRGHVGFLSVTQVLAICAFGLGLWLFVSGRRNAAHTP